From one Vibrio neonatus genomic stretch:
- a CDS encoding YjiG family protein — MSEVKAKKPMVTDIFVEGAKKGWVIATTSTVPNVLMAFVIIKALQITGALDLMGSIFAPVMAVFGLPGEAAAVLIGAWMSMGGAVGVVITLFDQGILNGVHIAILAPAIYLMGSQVQYMGRIMGPIGTEARYIPVMIAISIMNAFGAMFVMNMIL, encoded by the coding sequence ATGAGCGAAGTCAAAGCGAAAAAACCTATGGTGACAGATATTTTTGTTGAGGGTGCTAAAAAAGGCTGGGTTATCGCAACTACCTCAACAGTTCCAAATGTTTTAATGGCATTTGTTATCATCAAAGCATTGCAAATTACTGGTGCTCTAGATCTTATGGGTTCTATCTTTGCTCCTGTGATGGCTGTTTTTGGTCTACCGGGCGAAGCTGCTGCTGTGTTAATTGGTGCTTGGATGTCAATGGGCGGCGCTGTGGGCGTGGTTATTACTTTGTTTGACCAAGGTATTTTGAACGGTGTTCATATTGCGATTCTAGCTCCTGCTATTTACCTTATGGGCTCACAAGTTCAGTATATGGGTCGCATCATGGGACCAATTGGCACAGAAGCTCGTTATATTCCGGTGATGATTGCTATCTCAATCATGAACGCATTTGGCGCTATGTTTGTCATGAATATGATTCTTTAA